The Thalassotalea nanhaiensis genome has a window encoding:
- a CDS encoding MipA/OmpV family protein → MLLLSKILFKKLNLIIMSALLLFCLPLSAQEQEAETEQQEIDDTFFVLKFSAGDFSYESPLSDKEDIELNFLPNWTFYYKDLFFIERTKVGVNLYLDDNTIIDVVGKHNFDGIYYHGDDKTAQFSVSPFPSPFNYPSKNAHLSYLGGVEMKKFYGKDRITFGVYSDISNVHHGEQIDLNWLHLFYNNDFKLAVEFGAEYKSDQLLEYYYGSPLEGDNINYYSQIDAAYTLSDGLLLVFNYKFERLSSKIISSEATDKKDLTSMFLGISWSINL, encoded by the coding sequence ATGTTGCTTTTATCCAAAATACTTTTCAAAAAATTAAACCTGATCATCATGTCAGCCTTGCTATTATTCTGCTTGCCACTTTCTGCACAAGAGCAAGAGGCTGAAACTGAGCAACAAGAAATTGACGATACTTTCTTTGTATTAAAATTCTCTGCTGGTGATTTTTCCTATGAATCTCCACTCAGTGACAAAGAGGATATTGAATTAAATTTCCTGCCAAACTGGACCTTTTATTACAAAGATCTTTTCTTTATTGAAAGGACTAAGGTAGGGGTAAATTTATACCTCGATGACAACACAATTATAGATGTTGTGGGTAAACATAATTTTGATGGTATTTACTATCATGGTGATGATAAAACTGCACAATTTTCTGTATCACCTTTCCCTTCGCCGTTTAACTACCCTTCTAAAAATGCCCATTTAAGTTACTTAGGTGGCGTTGAAATGAAAAAGTTTTATGGCAAAGACAGAATTACCTTTGGTGTATACAGCGACATTTCTAATGTACACCATGGTGAACAAATTGACCTGAATTGGTTACACCTTTTTTATAACAACGATTTCAAGTTGGCGGTTGAGTTTGGTGCTGAATATAAATCGGACCAACTGCTTGAGTATTACTACGGTTCGCCATTAGAAGGCGACAATATCAATTACTATTCTCAAATTGATGCCGCCTACACCCTATCCGACGGGTTACTATTAGTCTTCAATTATAAGTTTGAAAGACTCTCCAGCAAAATCATTAGCTCAGAGGCAACTGATAAAAAGGATTTAACAAGTATGTTTCTGGGGATCAGCTGGTCAATTAATTTGTAG
- a CDS encoding DUF3019 domain-containing protein, with protein MRSTVCIIISLMLVLYTNNSFAAPKNELFGLPKQCVVNDKSDHCKTELTLSWTLQTAQDICILKDAEIIYCEKQSSQSSYIVNIDNNNTVTFKLVAMDTLVELSKFKFNVLYLGKTSIKRRKLPWRLL; from the coding sequence ATGCGCAGTACTGTTTGTATTATCATAAGTTTAATGTTGGTTTTATATACCAATAATAGCTTTGCTGCGCCTAAAAATGAACTCTTCGGTTTACCCAAGCAATGTGTTGTCAATGATAAATCTGATCATTGCAAAACAGAGCTTACCCTTTCATGGACTCTTCAAACTGCTCAAGACATATGTATTCTCAAAGATGCCGAGATAATCTATTGCGAAAAGCAATCAAGTCAAAGCTCATATATAGTCAATATAGACAACAACAACACAGTTACTTTTAAACTGGTGGCAATGGATACTTTAGTTGAATTATCAAAATTCAAATTTAACGTATTATACTTAGGTAAAACATCTATTAAGCGGCGTAAACTGCCCTGGCGACTATTGTAA
- a CDS encoding response regulator transcription factor, giving the protein MTDNPLNKILLIEDDHKLGLKIKRFLEQHKYEVEWLNGGSLLGVDAKVNAFDVILCDIDLPDMSGFDICNQWRDKFNGVFIFITAFTDSECQIEGLEMGADDFIVKPFVPDVLLARIKAATRKLGKVSEESDEETPINLPGLSIIPAQLQVKVSDTLLTLTQQEFKILYLFARNFNYKVTREVISKIVMNREYDGFDRSVDVYVSKLRKKFNAITGNPYQINTLWGKGYVLKNLEADS; this is encoded by the coding sequence ATGACAGACAATCCATTAAATAAAATACTGCTAATTGAAGATGACCATAAGCTTGGTTTAAAAATTAAACGTTTTTTAGAGCAACACAAATATGAAGTTGAATGGTTAAATGGCGGTTCATTGCTTGGTGTAGATGCTAAAGTAAACGCCTTCGATGTCATTTTATGTGATATTGACCTGCCTGACATGTCAGGCTTTGATATTTGTAATCAATGGCGCGATAAGTTTAATGGCGTATTTATATTTATTACTGCTTTTACTGATTCTGAATGTCAAATTGAAGGTTTAGAAATGGGCGCTGACGATTTTATTGTAAAACCGTTTGTACCCGATGTGCTGCTAGCAAGAATAAAAGCCGCAACTCGAAAGCTTGGCAAGGTATCTGAAGAGTCTGATGAAGAAACGCCTATTAATTTACCAGGGCTTTCTATCATACCAGCACAACTGCAGGTAAAAGTGAGTGACACCTTACTTACGTTAACCCAACAGGAATTTAAAATACTGTATTTATTTGCTCGTAACTTTAACTATAAAGTCACTCGAGAGGTTATTTCTAAAATAGTAATGAACCGTGAATACGATGGTTTTGATCGTTCAGTAGATGTTTACGTAAGCAAGCTAAGAAAGAAATTTAACGCCATTACTGGTAACCCATATCAAATTAATACCTTATGGGGTAAAGGGTATGTGTTAAAAAATCTTGAAGCAGATAGCTAA
- a CDS encoding ATP-binding protein produces MNKQFLRLTTYVVASLVILAISLEIIWEEFVPQETIISADDFYQSAIEENGQIFSIQPLSTIMLPEDLIQQLKSGEIIRLDDNEDHSYYYKLHQQKVLVLGPIIDLEDASNIDDIISLAFYIGFAGLLLLWFRPAFMDLRKLSAHVKSFSKTAKWQTLDLKPTSIAFPAAHTINKMAERIEQLIDLQKNLSRMVGHEIRTPLARTGFSIASLKYEPTMEEILSIEEDLQEIEDLTEEFLQITKLEFDSKDIVLTKQNVYAPIEELVNKLQRASRINIRVDVDRNLLAPVESKTFKRLMQNLVTNALKHAKDEVVIHLTETQGIYTLWVSDDGKGFEKAVGLDKPYFQANPKSDGYGLGLSIVKLIASWYGGKITFDKSSSLSGAKVIFIWPVDSDNN; encoded by the coding sequence ATGAATAAACAATTTTTGCGATTAACCACCTATGTGGTTGCATCTCTGGTCATTCTTGCTATCAGCCTAGAAATTATTTGGGAAGAGTTTGTTCCGCAAGAAACGATCATATCAGCAGATGACTTTTACCAATCAGCAATAGAAGAAAACGGTCAAATTTTTTCTATTCAGCCACTCAGTACTATCATGCTACCTGAAGACCTAATTCAGCAATTAAAGTCCGGTGAAATCATTCGTCTGGATGATAATGAAGATCATTCTTATTACTATAAACTACACCAGCAGAAAGTATTGGTGCTAGGACCAATCATTGACCTTGAAGATGCCAGTAATATTGATGACATTATCAGTTTGGCGTTTTATATTGGCTTTGCCGGTTTGTTGTTGCTTTGGTTTAGACCAGCGTTTATGGATCTAAGAAAACTATCAGCTCATGTTAAAAGCTTTTCAAAAACAGCTAAATGGCAAACACTTGATTTAAAACCCACGTCTATCGCATTTCCCGCGGCTCATACCATTAACAAGATGGCTGAGCGCATTGAGCAGCTAATCGATTTACAGAAAAACTTATCCCGTATGGTTGGCCATGAAATTCGTACACCTCTGGCTCGCACCGGCTTTTCCATCGCCAGCTTAAAGTATGAGCCAACAATGGAAGAGATATTGTCAATTGAAGAAGACTTGCAAGAAATAGAAGATTTAACGGAAGAGTTTTTACAAATTACCAAACTAGAGTTTGACTCTAAAGATATTGTGTTAACCAAACAAAATGTTTACGCACCTATTGAAGAGCTAGTGAATAAATTACAGCGAGCTTCTCGTATTAATATCAGAGTTGACGTTGATAGAAATTTACTTGCTCCGGTTGAAAGCAAAACCTTTAAACGGTTAATGCAAAACCTAGTCACTAACGCTCTAAAACATGCTAAAGATGAAGTGGTTATTCATTTAACTGAGACACAAGGTATATATACGTTATGGGTAAGTGATGACGGTAAAGGCTTTGAAAAAGCCGTAGGTTTAGATAAACCTTACTTTCAAGCTAACCCGAAAAGCGATGGATACGGCCTTGGCTTATCAATTGTAAAGCTTATTGCCTCTTGGTATGGCGGCAAGATAACATTCGATAAATCAAGCAGTTTGTCTGGTGCAAAAGTAATTTTCATTTGGCCAGTTGATTCCGATAACAACTAA
- a CDS encoding M16 family metallopeptidase: protein MKILKPTLIGMSVAMALSLSACSTTENNVASQVVANQSGSLTYVRSVEGIEEYSLENGMTVLLYPDASQPKTLVNVTYRVGSVHEYYGETGMAHLLEHMLFKGSTNYQNIDKEFKKRGMGKNASTWLDRTNYFEVFDANEESLEWAIGMEADRMVNATFTEEQLKSEMTVVRNEMEKGENDPFRMLLGRMSSMAFLWHNYGNSTIGARSDVENFPFSRLREFYKKHYRPDNAVLTIAGRFDNAKTKALIEQKFGAIAKPVTPIEPLYTVEPTQDGERTVNIRRVGDLPVVGLSYHAPSAVHDDAAALNILTDILGDRTRGRLQKSLVEKGVATMATNFMFNLKDSSQFLLMAQGNKGQDLAELEAQLIAIVEQLKTQPITAEELTLAQAKLARQAEQSMRDVTGVGMELSEYIAMGDYRHIFYSRDLIAQTTVEQVQAAAEKYLVQSNRTVARFIPTEKPVRAEIPVARDLKDVLKDYKGKEVVASGEVYDNTVENIKNRLVKIDWAEGTKVNVYPKKLRGEQIFINMHFPSGNAENLAGKGKAIGFVGAMLKEGNAKYSKEEIASKLDQLKSSISISTSAGSTDISINTDKANLDATVQLFGELMAAPTFPESELAVMKRSSIASIEKQRNDPGAIASNTFRESLSNYPKGHPKAYLALDEKIAQVNAVTVDELASLYNSHTNINNGHISVVGDVDAESISKQLHTQLSSFVNDTAYEHLSVSFKDKGGLVVSSETPDKANAQLYVINPMMMDVKHEDYLALRIANTIFGGDSFSSRIGARIRVKEGYSYSVGSGMQVSTLDKQGMYYAYAIAAPENMDGVIAAYKEEVARVVSEGFTATELDEAVKGFVSSRNRAWASDAQIAGVILGASKKQEDLAFYDEQVANVQQLTVADINKAFNKYIGAFDINIFKAGDFAKTANSAK, encoded by the coding sequence ATGAAAATTTTAAAACCGACACTTATAGGCATGTCAGTTGCAATGGCGCTAAGTCTTTCTGCGTGTTCCACAACTGAAAATAATGTGGCTTCTCAAGTGGTTGCAAACCAAAGTGGTTCATTAACATATGTTCGTAGTGTTGAAGGCATTGAAGAATATAGTCTAGAAAATGGCATGACCGTTTTACTTTACCCTGATGCCTCACAACCTAAGACATTAGTAAATGTCACGTATCGTGTAGGTTCAGTACATGAATATTATGGTGAAACGGGCATGGCCCATTTACTTGAGCACATGTTATTTAAAGGCTCGACTAATTATCAAAATATCGATAAAGAATTCAAAAAACGTGGTATGGGTAAAAACGCCTCAACCTGGTTAGACAGAACCAACTACTTTGAAGTGTTCGACGCCAATGAAGAAAGCCTTGAATGGGCTATTGGTATGGAAGCTGATCGCATGGTCAACGCTACTTTTACTGAAGAACAACTGAAAAGTGAAATGACAGTTGTGCGTAACGAGATGGAAAAAGGTGAAAATGACCCATTCAGAATGTTACTTGGTCGCATGTCATCAATGGCATTTTTATGGCACAACTATGGTAATTCTACGATCGGCGCACGCAGTGATGTTGAAAACTTCCCTTTTTCTCGATTACGTGAATTCTATAAAAAGCACTATCGTCCAGATAACGCAGTACTAACCATTGCTGGGCGTTTTGATAACGCAAAAACAAAAGCATTAATTGAGCAAAAATTTGGTGCTATTGCCAAGCCAGTAACGCCAATTGAGCCTTTATACACGGTTGAACCAACTCAAGATGGTGAGCGAACAGTAAATATTCGCCGAGTTGGTGATTTACCTGTTGTTGGCTTATCGTATCATGCCCCTTCGGCAGTACATGATGATGCGGCAGCATTGAATATTTTAACCGACATTTTGGGTGACAGAACACGTGGTCGCTTACAAAAATCATTGGTTGAAAAAGGTGTTGCTACCATGGCAACTAACTTTATGTTTAACCTCAAAGACAGCTCTCAGTTTTTATTAATGGCACAGGGTAATAAGGGGCAAGATCTGGCAGAGTTAGAAGCTCAATTAATTGCCATTGTTGAACAACTAAAAACACAACCTATTACTGCAGAAGAGCTGACACTAGCACAAGCAAAATTAGCACGTCAGGCAGAGCAGTCAATGCGTGATGTTACCGGTGTTGGTATGGAGTTATCTGAATACATTGCCATGGGGGATTACCGCCATATCTTCTATTCTCGCGATTTAATTGCCCAAACTACGGTAGAGCAAGTGCAGGCGGCAGCAGAAAAATACTTAGTTCAGTCAAACCGCACGGTTGCTCGTTTTATCCCTACCGAAAAACCGGTAAGAGCTGAAATTCCAGTGGCTCGTGACTTAAAAGATGTATTAAAAGACTACAAAGGCAAAGAGGTTGTTGCCAGTGGTGAGGTTTATGATAATACCGTTGAAAATATTAAAAACCGATTAGTAAAAATTGATTGGGCTGAAGGCACCAAAGTAAATGTTTACCCGAAAAAACTGCGTGGTGAGCAAATTTTTATAAACATGCATTTTCCAAGCGGTAATGCTGAAAACTTAGCGGGTAAAGGCAAGGCTATTGGTTTTGTTGGCGCCATGTTAAAAGAAGGTAATGCCAAATATTCAAAAGAAGAGATTGCCAGCAAGCTTGATCAATTAAAAAGCTCAATTTCTATCTCGACATCAGCAGGTTCAACTGATATTTCAATCAACACAGATAAAGCTAACTTAGATGCAACAGTGCAACTTTTTGGTGAATTGATGGCTGCACCAACGTTCCCTGAGAGTGAATTGGCAGTGATGAAGCGCAGCTCTATTGCAAGTATTGAAAAACAACGTAACGACCCAGGTGCTATTGCCAGTAATACTTTTAGAGAATCGTTAAGTAACTATCCTAAGGGACATCCCAAAGCATACCTTGCTTTAGATGAAAAGATTGCTCAAGTTAATGCTGTTACGGTAGACGAGCTTGCAAGCTTATATAACAGCCATACCAACATTAACAATGGTCACATCAGTGTTGTAGGTGATGTTGATGCTGAAAGTATTTCTAAGCAATTGCATACGCAATTATCAAGCTTTGTTAATGATACCGCTTATGAACATTTGTCAGTTAGCTTTAAAGACAAAGGTGGTTTAGTTGTAAGTTCAGAAACACCTGACAAGGCTAATGCGCAATTATATGTTATTAACCCAATGATGATGGATGTTAAGCACGAAGATTACTTAGCTTTAAGGATTGCCAATACTATTTTTGGTGGTGATTCTTTCTCATCTCGTATTGGCGCTCGAATTCGTGTTAAAGAAGGTTACAGTTATTCTGTTGGCTCTGGTATGCAAGTAAGTACACTTGATAAACAAGGAATGTACTATGCGTATGCTATTGCAGCCCCTGAAAACATGGACGGTGTAATTGCGGCTTATAAAGAAGAAGTTGCACGAGTTGTTAGTGAAGGGTTTACTGCAACCGAATTAGATGAAGCTGTAAAAGGCTTTGTCAGCAGCCGAAACCGTGCGTGGGCAAGTGATGCACAAATTGCCGGTGTTATTCTTGGCGCAAGTAAAAAGCAAGAAGACCTAGCGTTTTATGATGAGCAAGTAGCTAACGTACAACAGTTAACTGTTGCAGATATCAACAAGGCGTTTAATAAATATATTGGTGCATTTGATATTAATATATTCAAAGCCGGTGACTTTGCCAAAACGGCCAACTCAGCTAAATAA